In Amblyraja radiata isolate CabotCenter1 chromosome 38, sAmbRad1.1.pri, whole genome shotgun sequence, a genomic segment contains:
- the gtsf1 gene encoding gametocyte-specific factor 1 isoform X1, producing MSLFTTPKESLCDIPQSTWQCPAPEEDWEKDEDESSGAFIYGYTNLNHNRTKANSVSAYESSNNITAGVRAPRSFPEQLSLSNTHLGSIPFVRPWRIGAGSKVKE from the exons TTTACAACACCCAAAGAAAGCCTTTGTGATATCCCACAAAGCACATGGCAGTGTCCAGCCCCTGAGGAAGATTGGGAGAAAG ATGAGGATGAATCTTCTGGCGCATTCATCTATGGCTACACCAACCTAAACCACAACCGCACCAAAGCCAA TAGCGTTTCAGCTTATGAAAGCAGCAACAACATCACGGCTGGGGTTCGAGCTCCCAGATCATTTCCAGAGCAGCTGTCACTCTCAAATACTCACCTGGGATCAATACCATTTGTTCGTCCTTGGAGAATCG GTGCCGGCTCAAAAGTGAAGGAGTAG
- the gtsf1 gene encoding gametocyte-specific factor 1 isoform X2, producing MSLFTTPKESLCDIPQSTWQCPAPEEDWEKDEDESSGAFIYGYTNLNHNRTKANVSAYESSNNITAGVRAPRSFPEQLSLSNTHLGSIPFVRPWRIGAGSKVKE from the exons TTTACAACACCCAAAGAAAGCCTTTGTGATATCCCACAAAGCACATGGCAGTGTCCAGCCCCTGAGGAAGATTGGGAGAAAG ATGAGGATGAATCTTCTGGCGCATTCATCTATGGCTACACCAACCTAAACCACAACCGCACCAAAGCCAA CGTTTCAGCTTATGAAAGCAGCAACAACATCACGGCTGGGGTTCGAGCTCCCAGATCATTTCCAGAGCAGCTGTCACTCTCAAATACTCACCTGGGATCAATACCATTTGTTCGTCCTTGGAGAATCG GTGCCGGCTCAAAAGTGAAGGAGTAG